Proteins from a single region of Antechinus flavipes isolate AdamAnt ecotype Samford, QLD, Australia chromosome 2, AdamAnt_v2, whole genome shotgun sequence:
- the FOXB1 gene encoding forkhead box protein B1, producing the protein MPRPGRNTYSDQKPPYSYISLTAMAIQSSPEKMLPLSEIYKFIMDRFPYYRENTQRWQNSLRHNLSFNDCFIKIPRRPDQPGKGSFWALHPSCGDMFENGSFLRRRKRFKVLKSDHLAPSKPADAAQYLQQQAKLRLSALAASGTHLPQMPAAAYNLGGVSQPSGFKHPFAIENIIAREYKMPGGLAFSAMQPVPAAYPLPNQLTTMGSSLGTGWPHMYGSGMIDSATPISMASGDYSAYGVPLKPLCHGGQTLPAIPVPIKPTPAAVPALPALPAPIPTLLSNSPPSLSPTSSQTATSQSSPATPSETLTSPASALHSVAVH; encoded by the coding sequence atgccTCGGCCGGGTCGAAATACGTACAGCGACCAGAAGCCGCCTTACTCTTATATCTCCCTTACTGCCATGGCCATCCAGAGCTCCCCAGAGAAGATGTTGCCCCTGAGCGAAATTTACAAGTTCATCATGGACCGCTTCCCCTACTACCGGGAGAACACACAGCGTTGGCAGAATAGCTTGCGCCACAATCTTTCCTTCAACGACTGCTTCATCAAGATCCCGAGGCGGCCAGACCAGCCCGGTAAGGGCAGCTTCTGGGCTCTGCACCCTAGCTGCGGTGATATGTTCGAGAACGGCAGTTTCCTGAGGCGCCGCAAACGCTTCAAGGTGCTCAAGTCTGACCACTTGGCGCCCAGCAAACCGGCCGACGCGGCTCAGTACCTGCAGCAGCAGGCCAAGCTGCGCCTTAGCGCCCTGGCAGCTTCGGGCACCCACCTGCCTCAAATGCCCGCGGCCGCCTACAATCTGGGTGGGGTGTCACAACCCTCGGGTTTTAAGCATCCTTTCGCTATCGAGAATATCATCGCTCGCGAGTATAAGATGCCCGGGGGCTTGGCTTTCTCCGCTATGCAGCCGGTGCCCGCCGCCTATCCCCTCCCGAACCAGTTGACTACCATGGGCAGTTCCTTGGGCACTGGCTGGCCCCATATGTACGGTTCAGGTATGATCGACTCGGCCACCCCTATCTCCATGGCGAGCGGCGACTACAGCGCTTACGGGGTACCACTGAAGCCTCTGTGCCATGGAGGGCAGACGCTGCCAGCCATCCCGGTGCCCATCAAACCCACGCCGGCTGCTGTGCCCGCCCTGCCCGCTTTGCCCGCGCCCATCCCCACGCTGCTCTCGAACTCGCCTCCCTCACTCAGCCCCACTTCTTCGCAGACAGCGACCAGCCAAAGCAGCCCCGCCACGCCGAGCGAGACTCTCACCAGCCCGGCTTCCGCCTTGCACTCTGTGGCCGTGCACTGA